From a single Vespula pensylvanica isolate Volc-1 chromosome 24, ASM1446617v1, whole genome shotgun sequence genomic region:
- the LOC122637150 gene encoding autophagy-related protein 2 homolog A isoform X1, which yields MSWLGCLPWSEGIKKRACRYLLQRYLGQFLEEKLTLDQLTVDLYNGTGRVTNVSLDVQALNEMGEQQNLPLEFVDGFITEMSVSIPWSALLSEASYVEVTSLRLTVQPRQRAETGTSMFESMWSSMTSSMQLAQECLQQDANSAGNTQPLEGVELFAQTIDSILCRVKVRFIDTVIRLEHVPLDSSMGVAMEMCIKYLEYSDEAGLDPSHTSIDPNQSGKGYVVSAFTTKRFYLEGVTLHTDEFPSRARTFSRSIMTMSRGSTPDSKNSDGQFSSAQISPTQSMQNYPDKNIINNLSESHPILFAKFAGRQEFRLKIKQGEGVLGPKVELEVTLGSFTSFLSPRQVHVLFELAHGLASPDLEDVSNVAPRTCTEKPMAGSDFNRVERELIHQIHPIQGIRSTDLRHTQGWSTASLEDSDNEEEFLPMRLPGSSSMNDSIISNNLSMEDSILASSISSKSSTTNLPKHSKHRHSLDSDSSAETSQFHIRVSSIAVVLLHEDILTTNVEGLGLTTSSIKQMKNSAEEFFKNLGIFAAGGYGNKDFDKASKLLLDACRLSHIRLLAAPLIIEGSERTTTQFSVISGSLTLASLEIVECLVNSSTCNSNGASNTEFVELLGFQKEAANNYGFSDKTDFRMRFQYTEKAVRHAQLIKFAHPRTEIDIQLEPCKTEIDITIVDRISALLNPQPICTCNQTTNMRDTNQQTLFYQAVESPALPDSRIDTRVSSSSCTIKLRFPIPDLRPLHDMNRAPWWKRSVRPDYMILKLTDAQIHSTMESRAHCSARHELQFRHMLLSYLETDTDVPIEIGKATADEKNDGSYQQINEGFGWARVVITIYPIHSGGQLEDSSEGEPDSSLDDTLENAPRYQPSPFSSKKVIHESDTPHSKPHGQGDKDDSEQKEGEELIIPGSRQEMLEFIEEGTRGSRVQVEISLPSVSVQIPSKHLYELLYNRFNTDIFLWEPSAPRPKYTSHMESHIGLDLASTLLQESAYPRFSMCKSGIQYDSDSDSDEEGIFHSTADRSYKQQPNKTSKNGQSKLALTLNINQGLLTMYTPVRDSMRNVIPGQQGELILRLEDATIFSVTAYKGNINMGYICAMIKNASLNHCGLTTIPSQTPPLRSINSVIPRHCQRAIYRCEPGANITTNSCNKDMVTVAVRIQAAHQTHRIKTFRVAVGIRNATLRHRMCSTATSWFTQFTDCLDVADHPVAGYSPPGILTELHLHLWDCTVDYRPLHLPLRSVVTLGNFSVSSNIAAQTSTSTLRFIAEDIGLFISNKLGKNVDLRRDYVCVMDLGLFELSLRLNDKMCGGAPRVDLRASNNVLHVRTCSDSGRALTQLLTYFASDGDLTSNTGSTENIAVPSSGDEESLLGDESINTLSKSQVERVNSLMEEAMEETVKDTTINTDEKSPVKESQVEVFFFPDESRPGSQIIPEICSNSKDCVKTICESETEDADEDFCILGEEAGAGIMPRHGIPEVRWLSEESLRIVDNHFSVPLGKTDLLKAPRHYPAAVLRYTLCEMTLIWHMYGGKDFENSEAIAKKHVTINDNTSRMQGRSRSAAGVGFTTISPNEVRFGSVPNSPRIRAKETLMDWQTSGGPNRQHDVLMELQLNKVRFQHEVYPENTTEASRQILLVNEIEIRDRLASSHINKFLYQYSSEAKPRQSHANMFSMKAVHIRPDPRLSAQECCLKLSVLPLRLNIDQDSLLFLIEFFNELGGGSKQNSDNSAACNNSQSSPVSKQGTPTHHPPVMSINDSTTMPNVQISTNIPQSNTIDQNLLILLEDELTIKENKTKPKTTHEVREDCQPIYFRSVIFAPEVLVRLDYHGKRVDLTHGPLAGLLMGLAQLNCSELRLKRLTHRHGLLGFDKLVTFLLSEWLQDIKKNQLPSLLGGVGPMHSLVQLFQGIRDLFWLPIEQYQKDGRIVRGLQRGANSFTTSTAMAALELTSRLVYAIQSTAETAYDMVSPGPSVRRKSRGQKGRRKRYSQPQDIREGMANAYMLVKEGLGETANQLVRVASEEHEQKGVSGAVGGVLRQIPPTVVKPIILATEATSNVLGGMRSQLVPDARREAAQKWRQDTHDIN from the exons ATGTCTTGGTTGGGATGTTTACCGTGGTcggaaggaataaaaaagagggcCTGTAGATATCTGCTTCAACGATATCTCGGTCAGTTtttggaagaaaaattgaCATTAGATCAGCTTACAGTGGATCTTTACAATGGAACTGGTCGTGTTACCAATGTTAGCCTTGATGTGCAG GCCCTTAACGAAATGGGTGAACAACAAAATCTTCCTTTGGAATTTGTTGATGGTTTCATAACGGAAATGTCCGTTAGTATACCATGGTCTGCATTGCTCAGCGAAGCGAGTTACGTGGAAGTCACCAGTCTCAGATTAACGGTCCAACCTAGGCAAAGGGCTGAAACAGGAACTTCGATGTTCGAATCCATGTGGAGTTCGATGACGTCCAGTATGCAACTTGCACAAGAATGTTTGCAACAAGATGCCAACAGCGCTGGAAATACACAACCTTTAGAAGGAGTAGAATTGTTTGCACAGACAATAGATTCAA TTTTATGTAGAGTAAAAGTCAGATTTATAGACACTGTCATAAGGTTAGAACATGTACCATTAGATTCTTCGATGGGTGTAGCGATGGAAATGTGTATAAAGTATCTTGAATATTCCGACGAAGCTGGGTTGGATCCAAGTCATACTTCTATAGATCCGAATCAGTCGGGGAAAGGCTATGTCGTTTCAGCCTTCACGACAAAACGGTTTTATTTGGAAGGAGTAACCCTCCATACGGATGAATTTCCATCTCGAGCGAGAACATTTTCAAGGAGTATTATGACTATGAGCAGGGGGTCTACGCCAGATTCAAAA AATTCGGATGGCCAATTTTCTTCCGCACAAATATCGCCCACTCAAAGTATGCAAAATTAtcctgataaaaatataattaataatttaagcGAATCACACCCTATATTATTTGCCAAATTCGCGGGACGACAAGAGttcagattaaaaataaaacaaggcGAAGGTGTTTTGGGACCAAAG gtAGAATTAGAAGTTACATTGGGATCTTTTACTTCATTCCTGAGTCCTCGACAAGTACACGTTCTTTTTGAACTAGCACATGGCCTTGCGTCGCCGGACTTGGAAGACGTAAGTAACGTTGCACCGAGGACTTGTACGGAGAAACCAATGGCTGGTAGCGATTTCAATAGAGTCGAGAGAGAACTTATTCATCAAATACATCCTATACAAGGCATAAGGTCAACG GATCTGAGGCATACGCAAGGATGGTCAACAGCGTCCTTGGAAGACTCggataacgaagaagaatttttgCCAATGCGTTTACCAGGGTCTTCGTCCATGAATGATTCTATTATAAGCAATAATCTAAGCATGGAAGACAGTATATTAGCCAGTAGTATCAGTTCGAAAAGTTCAACGACAAATTTGCCAAAGCACAGTAAACACAGGCACAGTCTGGATTCCGATTCATCTGCAGAAACGTCGCAGTTTCATATCCGAGTATCGTCGATCGCTGTAGTTTTATTACACGAAGATATATTAACAACGAACGTGGAAGGCCTCGGTTTGACTACCAGCAGTATAaagcaaatgaaaaattcagcAGAGGAATTCTTTAAAAACTTGGGAATTTTTGCAGCCGGTGGTTATGGAAATAAAGATTTTGATAAAGCATCAAAATTACTTTTAGATGCTTGCCGTCTTAGCCATATTAG GTTACTCGCAGCACCATTAATTATAGAGGGAAGCGAAAGAACGACTACACAATTTTCTGTAATATCGGGCAGTTTAACGCTGGCCAGTTTAGAAATTGTAGAATGTTTAGTTAATTCAAGTACTTGCAATTCAAACGGAGCATCAAATACGGAATTTGTTGAATTATTGGGATTTCAGAAGGAAGCCGCAAACAATTATGGTTTTTCCGATAAAACGGATTTTAGAATGAGATTTCAGTATACGGAGAAAGCCGTTCGACATGCTCAGTTGATCAAATTTGCACATCCACGCACAGAGATCGA TATCCAACTGGAGCCATGTAAGACTGAGATAGACATCACAATTGTGGATAGAATATCTGCCTTATTAAATCCACAACCGATATGTACCTGTAATCAGACAACTAATATGAGAGATACC AATCAACAAACGCTGTTCTATCAAGCGGTAGAGAGTCCAGCATTACCAGATTCCAGAATAGATACAAGAGTATCTTCGTCGTCTTGTACAATAAAATTAAG ATTTCCTATACCAGACTTGAGACCTCTGCATGATATGAATAGAGCACCATGGTGGAAGAGATCTGTAAGACCAGATTACATGATACTCAAACTTACAGATGCACAAATCCATTCTACCATGGAAAGTCGTGCTCACTGTTCAGCTAGGCATGAGCTTCAGTTTCGGCATATGTTACTATCGTATTTAGAAACTGATACCGATGTACCCATAGAAATTGGCAAAGCAACGGCCGATGAGAAAAACGATGGATCGTATCAACAGATAAACGAAGGCTTTGGCTGGGCTAGGGTAGTAATCACGATATATCCGATTCATTCGGGTGGACAACTGGAAGATAGTTCCGAAGGAGAACCGGATTCAAGCTTGGACGATACTTTGGAAAATGCACCCAGGTATCAGCCATCGCCATTTAGTTCCAAAAAGGTGATACATGAATCCGATACGCCTCACTCTAAACCTCATGGCCAAGGAGATAAGGATGATTCGGAACAAAA agaaggagaagaattGATAATTCCTGGCAGTAGACAAGAAATGTTAGAATTTATAGAAGAAGGGACCCGTGGTTCTAGAGTTCAAGTGGAAATCAGTTTGCCTTCCGTTTCTGTCCAAATACCGTCGAAACATCTTTACGAGTTATTGTATAATAGATTCAACACCGACATTTTTTTGTGGGAACCTTCTGCGCCACGTCCGAAATATACCTCTCACATGGAAAGTCACATTGGTCTCGATCTAGCATCAACGTTATTGCAAGAATCGGCCTATCCTCG ATTCAGCATGTGTAAAAGTGGTATACAATATGACTCTGATTCCGATTCAGACGAGGAAGGTATATTCCATTCTACAGCAGATAGAAGTTACAAACAACAGCCAAACAAGACTTCTAAGAACGGTCAAAGTAAACTTGCGTTGACTCTGAATATTAATCAAGGTCTTTTGACCATGTACACTCCTGTACGCGATTCCATGCGCAACGTTATTCCCGGCCAACAAGGTGAACTAATACTTCGCTTAGAGGATGCTACGATATTTTCTGTTACTGCTtataaaggaaatataaatatggGTTACATTTGTGCTATGATAAAAAACGCATCCTTAAATCATTGCGGCTTGACGACGATTCCTTCGCAAACTCCACCATTGAGATCTATAAATAGCGTTATACCGAGGCATTGTCAAAGAGCGATATATAGATGTGAGCCAGGTGCAAATATAACAACGAACTCTTGCAATAAGGACATGGTAACGGTGGCTGTTCGTATACAAGCTGCGCATCAAACTCATCGCATAAAG ACTTTCAGAGTAGCGGTCGGTATAAGGAATGCTACCTTGAGGCATAGAATGTGTTCAACCGCAACATCATGGTTCACACAGTTTACCGATTGCTTGGACGTTGCGGATCATCCCGTTGCTGGATATTCCCCGCCGGGAATTCTTACGGAGTTACACTTACATCTTTGGGATTGCACAGTAGATTACAG GCCGTTACACTTGCCATTAAGATCGGTGGTGACTCTTGGTAATTTTAGCGTGTCGAGTAATATAGCAGCACAGACGAGCACTTCGACATTGCGATTTATAGCAGAGGATATTGGACTTTTTATATCCAATAAATTAGGAAAGAATGTAGATTTAAGAAGAGATTACGTGTGCGTGATGGATCTAGGTCTTTTTGAATTATCATTAAGATTGAACGACAAAATGTGTGGAGGAGCACCAAGAGTGGATTTGAGAGCAAGCAACAATGTATTACACGTGCGCACATGTTCAGATTCTGGTCGTGCATTGACTCAATTACTTACATATTTTGCCAGTGATGGTGATTTAACATCAAACACAGGGAGTACAGAAAATATAGCTGTACCCAGTTCAGGGGACGAGGAGAGTTTACTCGGCGATGAGAGTATCAATACTTTGAGTAAAAGTCAAGTCGAAAGGGTGAACAGTTTGATGGAAGAAGCAATGGAGGAAACGGTCAAAG ATACAACGATAAATACAGATGAAAAATCGCCGGTGAAGGAAAGTCAAGTcgaagtatttttctttcccgaTGAATCACGTCCTGGGTCTCAAATTATTCCTGAAATATGTTCAAATTCGAAAGATTGCGTCAAAACGATATGCGAAAGTGAAACAGAAGATGCGGATGaagatttttgtattttaggTGAAGAAGCAGGTGCTGGGATTATGCCGAGACACGGAATACCCGAAGTTCGTTGGCTTTCCGAAGAGTCATTAAGGATTGTAGATAATCATTTTTCTGTTCCCCTTGGTAAAACTGATTTGTTGAAAGCTCCTAGACATTATCCTGCTGCCGTCTTAAGATATACGCTTTGCGAAATGACGTTGATTTGGCATATGTACGGAGGAAAAGATTTTGAAAACTCCGAGGCGATAGCAAAGAAACATGTCACTATTAACGATAATACTTCACGTATGCAAGGAAG AAGTCGTTCTGCTGCCGGTGTAGGTTTCACTACGATCAGTCCAAACGAAGTTCGTTTTGGTAGCGTACCGAATTCACCACGCATAAGGGCTAAAGAAACATTGATGGATTGGCAAACATCCGGTGGCCCGAATCGTCAGCACGACGTATTAATGGAATTGCAATTGAATAAAGTTCGCTTTCAACATGAGGTTTATCCTGAAAACACAACGGAAGCGTCTAGACAAATTTTACTGGTCAATGAGATCGAAATTAGGGACAGATTGGCCTCTTCTCACATCAACAAATTCTTGTATCAATATAGTAGCGAAGCAAAACCTAGGCAATCCCACGCAAATATGTTTTCCATGAAAGCGGTTCACATAAGACCGGATCCGAGACTGTCGGCTCAAGAATGTTGTCTGAAGCTCAGCGTACTGCCACTACGCCTAAATATTGACCAGGATAGTCTATTATTTctgattgaattttttaacgagCTCGGAGGCGGCTCGAAGCAAAATTCTGATAATTCAGCCGCTTGCAATAACTCTCAATCTTCTCCGGTATCCAAACAAGGAACACCTACTCACCACCCACCTGTCATGAGCATAAATGATTCAACTACGATGCCTAATGTTcaaatttcaacgaatataCCGCAGAGTAATACGATAGatcaaaatttgttaatacttTTGGAGGATGAATTGACgatcaaagaaaacaaaactaaGCCAAAGACGACTCACGAAGTTCGTGAAGATTGTCAACCGATATATTTTAG GAGCGTGATATTTGCACCCGAGGTTCTGGTTAGACTAGATTACCACGGGAAACGCGTAGATCTCACTCATGGGCCCTTGGCCGGGCTTCTGATGGGTTTGGCGCAATTGAACTGCTCCGAACTAAGACTGAAAAGATTGACGCATCGACACGGACTCTTGGGTTTCGACAAACTCGTAACGTTTCTATTGTCAGAATGGTTGcaagatataaagaagaatcaaTTACCCAGTTTGCTTGGAGGAGTCGGTCCTATGCACTCGTTGGTACAGCTGT TTCAAGGAATTCGTGATCTGTTCTGGTTACCAATAGAGCAGTATCAAAAAGATGGAAGGATAGTTCGTGGCTTGCAAAGAGGTGCGAATAGTTTCACCACATCCACGGCTATGGCAGCATTGGAGCTAACGTCTAGACTTGTATATGCCATACAGAGTACGGCCGAAACGGCATACGACATGGTCAGTCCAGGACCTAGCGTACGTCGAAAGTCAAGAGGACAAAAGGGCCGTAGAAAAAGGTATAGTCAACCACAGGATATTCGTGAAGGAATGGCAAATGCTTATATGCTCGTTAAAGAG gGACTCGGTGAGACGGCTAATCAATTGGTACGAGTTGCAAGCGAGGAACACGAACAGAAAGGTGTGTCAGGAGCGGTGGGCGGTGTACTTAGACAGATACCGCCAACGGTAGTGAAACCCATTATTCTTGCCACCGAGGCAACGAGCAACGTTTTAGGAGGAATGCGTTCCCAATTGGTACCCGATGCAAGAAGGGAAGCGGCTCAAAAGTGGCGGCAAGATACTCatgatataaattag